Proteins co-encoded in one Campylobacter concisus genomic window:
- the mnmH gene encoding tRNA 2-selenouridine(34) synthase MnmH, which translates to MPLFELDAEQWLEKRSSFEILIDARSPHEFLYSHIKDAINLYALNDAEHKEVGTIYKSDRSLAKSLGAKYICKNLQNIIDEVYKRAKVGSAIGIYCAKGGLRSNSVGYVLSMIGYRVFRLSGGYKAYRNHVLEFLNRPLSTKFITLFGNTGCYKSKLIRALSPSIDLEAMANHLGSVFGAINGAQPSQKSFEDALFEKLITLKDKICFIEGESRRIGSLSLPKSLYEAMRSGINVEVSASLEKRISCIVDDYKSVDKAFFDECMKKISPFIDKKARDEAVAKFNENDIAKVAEILLTKYYDKVYKKNENINIFINSDDFDEAVKKLNDIKNEAKF; encoded by the coding sequence GTGCCGTTATTTGAGCTTGATGCAGAGCAGTGGCTAGAGAAAAGAAGCTCTTTTGAAATTTTAATAGACGCAAGATCGCCACATGAATTTTTATATTCACACATAAAAGATGCCATAAATTTATATGCTTTAAATGATGCGGAACATAAAGAGGTAGGCACGATCTATAAAAGCGATAGATCCCTAGCAAAGAGTCTTGGTGCAAAGTATATCTGCAAAAATTTACAAAATATCATTGATGAGGTTTATAAAAGAGCCAAGGTTGGTTCAGCTATTGGCATCTACTGCGCTAAAGGTGGGCTTAGATCAAATTCTGTTGGCTATGTGCTAAGCATGATAGGATATAGAGTTTTTAGGCTTAGTGGTGGCTATAAAGCTTATAGAAATCACGTTTTAGAATTTCTAAATCGACCTTTGAGCACAAAATTTATCACTCTTTTTGGAAATACTGGCTGCTACAAAAGTAAGCTCATAAGGGCTTTAAGTCCATCAATAGACCTTGAAGCGATGGCAAATCATTTAGGCTCAGTCTTTGGCGCGATAAATGGCGCGCAGCCAAGCCAAAAAAGCTTTGAAGATGCGTTGTTTGAAAAGCTCATAACGCTAAAAGATAAAATTTGCTTTATTGAGGGTGAGAGCAGAAGGATAGGCTCATTAAGTTTGCCAAAAAGTCTTTATGAGGCGATGCGTAGTGGCATAAATGTCGAAGTAAGTGCAAGTTTAGAAAAAAGAATTTCTTGCATAGTAGATGACTATAAAAGTGTGGATAAAGCCTTTTTTGACGAGTGTATGAAGAAAATTTCGCCATTTATCGATAAAAAAGCTAGAGATGAAGCTGTGGCTAAATTTAATGAAAATGACATTGCTAAAGTAGCTGAAATTTTACTCACAAAATACTACGATAAAGTCTATAAGAAAAATGAAAATATTAATATTTTTATAAATTCTGATGACTTTGACGAAGCCGTTAAAAAGCTAAATGATATAAAAAATGAAGCAAAATTTTAG
- a CDS encoding acetolactate synthase large subunit encodes MKQISGSQMISEALHEEGVEIVFGYPGGAALNIYDETYKQTYFKHVLVRHEQAAVHAADGYARVSGKVGVAFVTSGPGFTNAVTGLATAYSDSIPIVLISGQVPTFMIGTDAFQEIDAVGISRPCVKHNFLVNSVEELPRIIKEAFYIARSGRPGPVHIDIPKNITSRLGDFVYPKEISIPSYKPTYKGNSKQIKKAAVAINEAKRPLLYIGGGAVASNASEIIRKFMKKTGIPAVETLMALGVLDAKDELNLGMAGMHGSYASNMALSECDLLISLGARFCDRITGRTDEFAKHAKIIHIDIDPSSISKIINAHYPIVGDLTNVLTELYEEVNAKPENYAPWREILDRYSKLNPLGYTDSDKVLKPQWVIKETAKIAGANAIISTDVGQHQMWVAQFYPFNRARQLVTSGGLGTMGYGLPAAIGAKCAKPDNLVINFTGDGSILMNIQELMTAHEINMPVINIILNNNFLGMVRQWQTFFYEKRYSSTDLSLQPDFVKIAEGFGGVGFVCKSKDEFRKALKEAIDSKKSAMIDVRIDRFEDVLPMVPAGAAIYNMILKSKEEK; translated from the coding sequence ATAAAACAAATTTCTGGTTCACAGATGATAAGCGAGGCCTTGCACGAAGAGGGCGTTGAGATAGTTTTTGGCTATCCTGGCGGTGCAGCTTTAAATATCTACGACGAAACATATAAGCAGACTTATTTCAAACACGTTTTGGTTCGCCACGAGCAAGCAGCCGTTCACGCGGCCGATGGATACGCTAGGGTTAGTGGTAAAGTTGGCGTTGCTTTTGTGACAAGTGGCCCTGGCTTTACAAATGCAGTCACTGGCCTTGCAACAGCTTATAGCGATAGTATTCCGATCGTGCTTATAAGCGGCCAGGTGCCAACATTTATGATCGGTACAGATGCTTTTCAAGAGATCGATGCGGTTGGCATTTCACGCCCCTGTGTTAAGCATAACTTTTTAGTTAATAGCGTCGAAGAGCTACCTCGTATCATAAAAGAGGCCTTTTATATCGCAAGATCAGGCCGCCCAGGACCAGTTCATATCGATATCCCAAAAAATATCACATCAAGACTTGGAGATTTTGTATATCCAAAAGAAATTTCTATTCCAAGTTACAAACCGACCTATAAGGGCAACTCAAAACAGATAAAAAAAGCAGCAGTTGCGATAAATGAAGCTAAAAGGCCGCTTCTATACATCGGTGGTGGTGCAGTCGCATCAAATGCAAGCGAGATCATACGTAAATTTATGAAAAAAACTGGCATTCCAGCAGTTGAGACACTGATGGCTCTTGGTGTACTTGACGCAAAAGATGAGCTAAATTTAGGCATGGCAGGCATGCATGGTAGCTACGCTTCAAATATGGCACTTAGTGAGTGCGACCTTCTCATCTCGCTTGGAGCTAGATTTTGTGACAGGATCACTGGCAGGACGGATGAGTTTGCCAAACATGCAAAGATAATTCACATAGATATCGATCCAAGCTCCATCTCAAAGATCATAAACGCTCACTATCCGATAGTTGGTGATCTTACAAACGTGCTAACTGAGCTTTACGAAGAAGTCAATGCAAAGCCTGAAAACTACGCACCTTGGAGAGAAATTTTAGATAGATATTCTAAACTAAATCCACTTGGCTACACAGATAGCGACAAGGTCTTAAAGCCACAATGGGTCATCAAAGAGACCGCAAAGATAGCAGGAGCTAATGCGATAATCTCAACAGATGTCGGACAGCACCAAATGTGGGTGGCGCAGTTTTATCCGTTTAACCGAGCAAGACAGCTTGTCACAAGTGGTGGACTTGGCACAATGGGATACGGCCTCCCTGCAGCGATTGGCGCAAAATGTGCAAAACCAGACAATCTTGTTATAAATTTTACAGGCGATGGCTCAATACTTATGAATATCCAAGAATTAATGACTGCTCATGAGATAAATATGCCCGTTATAAACATCATTTTAAATAACAATTTCTTGGGCATGGTGCGCCAGTGGCAGACATTTTTCTATGAAAAACGCTACTCATCAACTGATCTTAGCTTGCAGCCTGATTTTGTAAAGATTGCTGAAGGATTTGGCGGTGTTGGCTTTGTTTGTAAGAGTAAGGATGAGTTTAGAAAGGCTCTAAAAGAAGCGATCGATAGTAAAAAATCAGCGATGATTGACGTTAGGATTGACCGCTTTGAGGACGTGCTTCCTATGGTTCCAGCAGGGGCTGCGATTTATAATATGATATTAAAGAGCAAGGAAGAAAAATGA
- the ilvN gene encoding acetolactate synthase small subunit: MRRTISVIVLNEHGVLARISGLFAGRGYNIDTLTVAPIPESNFSRLSIVTSGDERVLEQIVKQLHKLIPTYKVIESGEFVEKEMALVKIPLGENFAGLEAILKSYNGIVTNTNENYIVVMVADDASRIDNFLKSIKKFNPVDVVRGGSVIMDI; encoded by the coding sequence ATCAGAAGAACGATTTCGGTTATAGTTTTAAATGAACACGGCGTTTTGGCTAGAATTTCTGGGCTTTTTGCGGGCAGAGGTTACAATATTGACACGCTCACCGTTGCTCCAATACCTGAGAGCAACTTCTCAAGACTAAGTATCGTAACAAGTGGCGATGAGAGAGTTTTAGAGCAGATCGTAAAACAGCTTCACAAGCTCATACCAACGTATAAAGTCATAGAAAGTGGCGAATTTGTCGAAAAAGAGATGGCTCTTGTGAAAATTCCGCTTGGTGAAAATTTTGCCGGTCTTGAGGCGATACTAAAGTCGTATAATGGTATCGTTACAAATACAAATGAAAACTACATCGTTGTCATGGTGGCTGACGATGCGAGTAGGATAGATAACTTTTTAAAATCGATAAAGAAATTTAACCCAGTTGACGTCGTACGCGGCGGATCTGTGATAATGGATATATGA